A genomic segment from Mucilaginibacter terrenus encodes:
- a CDS encoding alkaline phosphatase, which produces MKLHVFTSGLLFLLGFASTIFAQPRTNKTNSDIAPANIRPLVNRGHSHNDYRQNIPFLQAYYSGAGSIEADVYFHNGRLYVAHAKEEIRDGFTLDSVYLRPLVALFTKNNGRPYADSSFSLQLVIDIKEDHEHVIPELLRELAPYQRVFNDPANKHCVRVVLSGDMPEPAHFTDYPSYILFDGRPYTKYTDQQISRVAMISDAITEYTKWNGKGTLTRQDSVKLRQMIEAAHQRHKPFRFWATPDSPNSWIQLEKLGADWINTDHPQQLHDFYINRKKLLFANPSPYQVYKPAYKIDGANKKVKNVILIIGDGMGPAQLQAGQTANHGQLNITQCRFIGFSQTAASNSGNTDSAAGATAMATGHKTNNRAIGTGPNDEPLANLPDALSAHGIRSGIISSGDITDATPAAFYAHQPDRDSSNAIAADLLTSHVDVLIGSNQKSFLQNKDKGLMNKLSAAGYQLHLKLNELEKANGGKQLVLLSDADTRPVKDGRGDMLKTSILQTIRLLSGNKKGFFIMAEGAQIDYGGHANDLPYVVTELHDLDKTVAEALKFADEDGETLVIITADHETGGLTLLDASANNGMVLGSFSTNDHTSINVPVFAYGPHAQDFTGTYPNTALFYKILNLLKAAK; this is translated from the coding sequence ATGAAACTACATGTATTTACCAGTGGTTTGTTGTTCTTGCTGGGGTTCGCCTCCACCATCTTCGCGCAGCCGAGAACTAATAAAACAAACAGCGATATCGCACCAGCCAACATCCGCCCGCTTGTAAACCGTGGTCATAGCCATAATGATTACCGGCAGAACATACCTTTTTTACAGGCCTATTATTCAGGCGCGGGCTCTATAGAAGCTGATGTGTATTTTCATAACGGTCGTCTATATGTGGCCCATGCTAAGGAGGAGATCAGGGATGGCTTTACACTTGATAGTGTTTATTTAAGGCCTTTAGTTGCCCTTTTCACTAAGAACAACGGCCGCCCGTATGCTGATTCATCTTTCTCGCTGCAGTTGGTTATTGACATTAAGGAAGACCATGAACATGTGATACCTGAGTTGCTGCGCGAACTGGCACCTTATCAGCGCGTTTTCAATGATCCTGCAAATAAACATTGCGTACGTGTTGTATTAAGCGGCGACATGCCCGAGCCGGCACATTTTACAGATTACCCAAGCTACATTCTTTTTGACGGACGGCCCTATACCAAATATACCGACCAACAGATAAGTCGTGTTGCTATGATCAGTGATGCAATTACCGAATATACAAAGTGGAACGGTAAAGGAACGTTAACCCGGCAGGACTCTGTTAAGTTACGGCAGATGATTGAAGCCGCTCATCAGCGGCATAAGCCTTTCAGGTTTTGGGCTACGCCCGACAGCCCTAACAGTTGGATACAACTGGAAAAACTTGGCGCCGATTGGATCAACACGGACCACCCGCAGCAACTGCATGACTTTTACATTAACCGTAAGAAACTTCTGTTTGCGAACCCTTCACCTTACCAGGTGTATAAGCCAGCCTACAAGATTGATGGTGCTAACAAGAAAGTGAAAAACGTTATCTTGATAATTGGTGATGGCATGGGGCCGGCGCAATTACAGGCGGGGCAAACCGCCAACCATGGCCAGCTTAATATCACACAGTGCCGCTTCATTGGCTTTTCACAAACGGCTGCAAGCAATTCTGGCAACACCGATTCGGCAGCAGGTGCTACCGCTATGGCCACCGGTCACAAGACCAACAACCGCGCAATTGGTACAGGGCCAAACGACGAACCGTTAGCTAACCTGCCCGATGCACTTTCAGCACACGGTATCCGTTCAGGTATCATAAGCAGCGGCGACATTACTGATGCCACACCTGCTGCGTTTTACGCACACCAGCCCGACCGTGATTCATCCAACGCAATAGCTGCCGATCTGCTGACAAGTCATGTTGATGTACTGATTGGCTCTAATCAAAAAAGCTTTCTTCAAAACAAGGATAAAGGCCTGATGAACAAGTTAAGTGCTGCCGGTTATCAGTTGCATTTAAAATTAAACGAACTTGAAAAGGCAAACGGAGGTAAACAGCTGGTGCTATTAAGCGATGCTGATACCCGCCCGGTAAAAGACGGCCGGGGCGATATGCTTAAAACATCGATACTGCAAACAATACGTTTATTGTCCGGCAACAAAAAAGGCTTTTTTATTATGGCCGAAGGTGCGCAAATTGACTATGGCGGTCACGCTAATGATTTGCCCTATGTAGTTACCGAACTTCACGACTTGGATAAAACTGTAGCTGAAGCACTGAAATTTGCAGATGAGGACGGCGAAACGCTTGTAATCATTACAGCAGATCACGAGACGGGCGGTCTTACCCTGCTTGACGCATCAGCAAACAACGGCATGGTACTGGGTTCTTTTAGCACAAACGACCATACCAGCATTAACGTACCGGTATTTGCTTATGGGCCTCACGCGCAGGACTTTACCGGCACGTATCCCAATACGGCGCTGTTCTATAAAATTTTAAACCTTCTTAAAGCCGCTAAATAG